The following are encoded in a window of Streptomyces sp. SAT1 genomic DNA:
- a CDS encoding quaternary amine ABC transporter ATP-binding protein, translated as MASRLEAQHLYKVFGRRPDEAVEKLRQGAGRDELRAGGTTAAVIDASFTVDPGQIFVVMGLSGSGKSTLLRMLNGLLEPTAGQVRFDGEDLTALTDRELREVRSKKISMVFQHFALFPHRSVRDNAAYGLEVQGVPRAERARRADEALALCGLAGWEDSWPDELSGGMQQRVGLARALATDADLLLMDESFSALDPLIRRDMQDQLLQLQKTLKKTIVFITHDLNEAMRLGDRIAVMRDGRIVQNGTAEDILLRPEGDYVASFIQDVDRSRVLTAESVMDREVRGDEADCGCQTATPHTPFTELCALSARLPHPVAVLDEHRELVGVVPRGRLIGFLADEPDAADATPVTCDAPRGKGGKDGKKEVARA; from the coding sequence GTGGCATCCAGGCTTGAGGCCCAACACCTGTACAAGGTGTTCGGCAGACGACCCGACGAGGCAGTGGAGAAACTCCGGCAGGGTGCCGGCCGCGACGAACTGCGGGCCGGCGGCACCACCGCCGCCGTCATCGACGCCTCCTTCACCGTGGACCCCGGACAGATCTTCGTCGTGATGGGGCTGTCCGGCTCCGGCAAGTCCACACTCCTTCGGATGCTGAACGGCCTCCTGGAGCCGACCGCCGGGCAGGTGCGCTTCGACGGCGAGGACCTGACCGCGCTCACCGACCGCGAACTGCGCGAGGTCCGCTCGAAGAAGATCAGCATGGTCTTCCAGCACTTCGCGCTCTTCCCGCACCGCAGCGTCCGCGACAACGCCGCGTACGGCCTGGAAGTGCAGGGCGTGCCCCGCGCCGAGCGCGCACGCCGCGCCGACGAGGCGCTCGCCCTGTGCGGCCTGGCCGGCTGGGAGGACTCCTGGCCCGACGAGCTGTCCGGCGGCATGCAGCAGCGCGTCGGCCTCGCCCGCGCGCTCGCCACCGACGCCGACCTGCTGCTGATGGACGAGTCCTTCAGCGCCCTGGACCCGCTGATCCGCCGTGACATGCAGGACCAGCTGCTCCAGCTCCAGAAGACCCTGAAGAAGACGATCGTGTTCATCACCCACGACCTCAACGAGGCCATGCGCCTGGGCGACCGGATCGCCGTCATGCGCGACGGCCGGATCGTGCAGAACGGCACCGCCGAGGACATCCTGCTGCGCCCGGAGGGCGACTACGTCGCCTCCTTCATCCAGGACGTCGACCGCTCCCGCGTCCTGACCGCGGAGTCGGTCATGGACCGCGAGGTGCGGGGCGACGAGGCCGACTGCGGCTGCCAGACCGCGACGCCGCACACCCCGTTCACCGAGCTGTGCGCGCTCAGCGCCCGGCTGCCCCACCCGGTCGCCGTGCTCGACGAGCACCGCGAGCTGGTGGGCGTCGTACCGCGCGGGCGGCTCATCGGCTTCCTCGCCGACGAGCCCGACGCCGCCGACGCCACGCCCGTGACCTGCGACGCGCCGCGCGGCAAGGGCGGCAAGGACGGCAAGAAGGAGGTGGCCCGTGCCTAG
- a CDS encoding ABC transporter permease/substrate binding protein has translation MPRIPLGDWVNSAVDWLLGHMSWLFDFFKTVFTGAYDGINAVLQAPEPLLLAGIFAVLAFWLRGTLAGVLAFVGFAFIDSLGLWDDAMVTLALVLVATIIALVISVPVGVWAARSDRVSAIVRPFLDFMQTLPAMVYLIPAILFFGTGGPAGIVATLIFALAPGVRMTELGIRQVDEELVEAAEAFGSTPRSILLRVQLPLALPTVMAGVNQVIMLGLSMAAIAGMVGTGGLGGDVNEAIGQLDVGLGSEAGVAIVILAIYLDRMTNALGTQVSPLGRRAAARARALAGLKIWSYRPSPQIAVIGVVVLALAAGGMGVFGGGDSATAADDGQNVGKGKKVTIGYIPWDEGVASTFLWKEVLERRGYKVDARQFDAGPLYTSLAQGSVDFETDSWLPTTHAQYWKKYGDRLDDLGSWYGPTSLELSVPSYMKDINSLDDLKGKASLFGGKITGIEPSAGEMALLKSKVLKDYGLDKEYKVVDSSTPAMLAELKRAYSKKEPVLVTLWSPHWAYNDYDLKKLKDPKGAWGKGDGVHTLSRKGFADDNPVVGDWLKNFKLDEKQLTSLEAEINKAGKGRQQDAVRTWLKSNPDVVDKLAPVPGGSGGTPAEAERPLNVAWFPWDEDVAVTHLWKHVLERRGYKLNLKQMDVGPVYTGLAGGDIDLNFDAWLPYAQKNYWDKSKDKLKDLGTWYQPTSLEIAVPSYVKDVKSLADLKGKSGEFGGKIIGIEPGTGEMTLLKSKVLPGYGLDKEYKVVDGSTPAMLAELKRAYAKKQPVAVVLWSPHWAYSRYGLTKLADDKKLFGEGNTIRTISSEKFPEQYPQLTEWIKKFRMSEDELGSLESEINARGKAQEDEAVDAWIAKHPDVVQRMTPQ, from the coding sequence GTGCCTAGGATCCCGCTCGGCGACTGGGTCAACTCCGCGGTCGACTGGCTGCTGGGCCACATGTCCTGGCTCTTCGACTTCTTCAAGACCGTCTTCACCGGCGCCTACGACGGCATCAACGCCGTCCTCCAGGCGCCCGAGCCGCTGCTGCTGGCCGGCATCTTCGCGGTGCTCGCCTTCTGGCTGCGCGGCACCCTGGCCGGTGTCCTCGCCTTCGTCGGGTTCGCCTTCATCGACTCCCTCGGGCTGTGGGACGACGCGATGGTCACCCTGGCGCTCGTCCTGGTCGCCACGATCATCGCCCTGGTGATCTCCGTACCCGTCGGTGTCTGGGCGGCCCGTTCGGACCGGGTCAGCGCGATCGTGCGGCCCTTCCTGGACTTCATGCAGACGCTGCCGGCGATGGTCTACCTCATCCCGGCCATCCTGTTCTTCGGCACCGGCGGTCCCGCGGGCATCGTCGCCACCCTGATCTTCGCGCTCGCCCCCGGCGTGCGCATGACCGAGCTGGGCATCCGCCAGGTCGACGAGGAACTGGTGGAGGCCGCCGAGGCGTTCGGCAGCACGCCCCGCAGCATCCTGCTGCGCGTCCAGCTGCCGCTGGCGCTGCCCACCGTGATGGCCGGCGTCAACCAGGTGATCATGCTCGGCCTGTCCATGGCCGCGATCGCCGGCATGGTCGGCACCGGCGGCCTCGGCGGCGACGTCAACGAGGCCATCGGCCAGCTCGACGTGGGCCTCGGCTCCGAGGCGGGCGTCGCCATCGTGATCCTCGCGATCTACCTGGACCGCATGACCAACGCCCTGGGCACCCAGGTCTCGCCGCTCGGCCGCCGGGCCGCCGCCCGCGCCCGCGCGCTGGCCGGCCTGAAGATCTGGTCGTACCGGCCCAGCCCGCAGATCGCCGTGATCGGCGTGGTCGTGCTCGCGCTGGCCGCCGGCGGCATGGGCGTCTTCGGGGGCGGCGACAGCGCCACCGCCGCCGACGACGGCCAGAACGTCGGCAAGGGCAAGAAGGTCACCATCGGCTACATCCCCTGGGACGAGGGCGTGGCCTCCACCTTCCTGTGGAAGGAGGTCCTGGAGCGGCGCGGCTACAAGGTCGACGCCCGCCAGTTCGACGCCGGACCGCTCTACACCTCGCTCGCCCAGGGCAGCGTCGACTTCGAGACGGACTCCTGGCTGCCCACGACCCACGCGCAGTACTGGAAGAAGTACGGCGACCGGCTCGACGACCTCGGCTCCTGGTACGGGCCGACCTCGCTGGAGCTGAGCGTGCCCTCGTACATGAAGGACATCAACTCCCTCGACGACCTCAAGGGCAAGGCGTCCCTGTTCGGCGGGAAGATCACCGGCATCGAGCCCAGCGCCGGCGAGATGGCCCTGCTCAAGAGCAAGGTCCTCAAGGACTACGGCCTGGACAAGGAGTACAAGGTCGTCGACAGCTCCACGCCCGCCATGCTGGCCGAGCTGAAGCGCGCCTACAGCAAGAAGGAACCGGTCCTCGTCACCCTGTGGTCGCCGCACTGGGCGTACAACGACTACGACCTGAAGAAGCTCAAGGACCCCAAGGGCGCCTGGGGCAAGGGCGACGGCGTGCACACACTGTCCCGCAAGGGCTTCGCCGACGACAACCCGGTCGTCGGCGACTGGCTGAAGAACTTCAAGCTGGACGAGAAGCAGCTCACCAGCCTGGAGGCCGAGATCAACAAGGCCGGCAAGGGGCGGCAGCAGGACGCCGTGCGCACCTGGCTGAAGTCCAACCCGGACGTCGTCGACAAGCTGGCCCCGGTGCCCGGCGGCTCCGGGGGCACCCCGGCCGAGGCCGAGCGCCCGCTGAACGTCGCCTGGTTCCCCTGGGACGAGGACGTCGCCGTCACCCACCTGTGGAAGCACGTCCTGGAGCGGCGCGGCTACAAGCTGAACCTCAAGCAGATGGACGTCGGCCCCGTCTACACCGGCCTGGCCGGCGGGGACATCGACCTCAACTTCGACGCCTGGCTGCCCTACGCCCAGAAGAACTACTGGGACAAGAGCAAGGACAAGCTCAAGGACCTCGGCACCTGGTACCAGCCGACGTCCCTGGAGATCGCCGTGCCCTCCTACGTCAAGGACGTGAAGTCCCTGGCGGACCTGAAGGGCAAGTCGGGCGAGTTCGGCGGGAAGATCATCGGCATCGAGCCGGGCACCGGTGAGATGACCCTCCTCAAGAGCAAGGTCCTGCCCGGCTACGGCCTGGACAAGGAGTACAAGGTCGTCGACGGCTCCACGCCCGCGATGCTCGCCGAGCTGAAGCGCGCGTACGCCAAGAAGCAGCCCGTCGCCGTCGTGCTGTGGTCCCCGCACTGGGCCTACAGCCGCTACGGCCTCACCAAGCTCGCCGACGACAAGAAGCTCTTCGGCGAGGGCAACACCATCCGCACCATCTCCAGCGAGAAGTTCCCCGAGCAGTACCCGCAGCTCACCGAGTGGATCAAGAAGTTCCGGATGAGCGAGGACGAGCTGGGCAGCCTGGAGAGCGAGATCAACGCCCGCGGCAAGGCCCAGGAGGACGAGGCCGTCGACGCCTGGATCGCGAAGCACCCGGACGTCGTCCAGCGGATGACCCCGCAGTAG